A single window of Bacteroidota bacterium DNA harbors:
- the lptB gene encoding LPS export ABC transporter ATP-binding protein — MILRSENLVKKYKNRTVANNVSVEVRQGEIVGLLGPNGAGKTTSFYMIVGMIKPNSGKIFLDDLDITKEPMYRRAQLGIGYLPQEASVFRKLSIEDNLRAVLEMTKLTKKEQEAKVESLLDEFSLHHVRKNLGDQLSGGERRRTEIARALATDPKFILLDEPFAGVDPIAVEDIQSVVRTLKNKNIGILITDHNVHETLSITDRAYLLYSGSVIKSGTAEDLANDEQVRKVYLGQNFELRKH, encoded by the coding sequence ATGATTTTACGCTCAGAAAATTTAGTAAAGAAATATAAAAACAGAACGGTTGCGAATAACGTTTCTGTGGAGGTTCGTCAGGGCGAAATCGTTGGTTTATTAGGCCCGAATGGCGCCGGAAAAACCACCTCGTTTTACATGATCGTTGGAATGATTAAACCAAACAGCGGGAAAATATTTTTAGATGATTTGGATATCACGAAAGAGCCCATGTATCGTCGTGCCCAATTAGGAATTGGTTATTTGCCGCAAGAAGCTTCTGTATTTAGAAAATTAAGCATTGAAGATAATTTGCGTGCTGTATTGGAAATGACGAAGCTCACCAAGAAAGAACAGGAAGCGAAAGTAGAAAGTTTATTAGATGAATTTAGTTTGCACCATGTCCGTAAAAATTTAGGCGATCAATTATCGGGAGGAGAAAGAAGAAGAACGGAGATTGCACGCGCGTTGGCAACTGATCCGAAATTTATTTTATTAGACGAGCCTTTTGCGGGTGTTGACCCTATTGCCGTTGAAGATATTCAGAGCGTTGTGCGAACTTTGAAAAATAAAAACATCGGTATTTTAATCACCGACCACAACGTACACGAAACATTAAGTATTACCGATCGCGCTTACTTATTGTATTCGGGAAGTGTAATTAAATCGGGAACTGCTGAGGATTTAGCGAATGATGAACAGGTACGTAAAGTTTATTTAGGACAAAATTTCGAATTAAGAAAACATTAG
- a CDS encoding carboxypeptidase-like regulatory domain-containing protein: MRALKIVAVLLMVSVFTSILKAQTYTIRGKIFNSETKEPLPFVPVIIKGTTIGAQTDFDGNFVIKTTKMGDSLIATYVGYKRLARKINKTLTDQEINMPLVNEGLALEEVTVKAGENPAHRIIRNVIANKVKNNRDKLEAYEYETYNKIEFDLTRIPKEMQEKKALKPIRFVFDNVDSTFSGEKPSLPFFMIENISDFYFLKDPKRKREVVRASKITGIENTSISQVMGDMYQNINIYDNNILIFNKQFASPISNDGFFYYKYYLEDSLFLGNQWCYHIRFKPKRPQELSFTGNMWVADTTWGIKRLEMAMPKDANINFVNTANVVQEFSYEDSTWMLTKDRLVIDFAPQKKAVGFYGRKTTSYKKFILNKPRELKFYELGDKIDITEDATTKTDEFWQQNRHDSLSVREMKIYKMIDTIQTLPIYKTWIDIFYIFVAGYGKVNNFEIGPYYNLVSYNKVEGARLRFGGRTSRKFSRWYELGGYVAYGTLDKKWKYSLGFKSFITKKPHRQLVGMSFKSDYEILGQSTNGFSQDNIFASFFRTSPLTNLTRVDNTQAWYEREWFPGLITRFTLAGSLYTPIGAAKYQYYNKDGVLTDKENLRNTEARVNIRFAYKEKFVSGDFERVSLGTRYPVIQLNYAKSLQNAFGGEYDYQKLAVNLTDRVRITPILGYTDYMIQGGKIWGQVAYPLLELHGGNETYVYDYMAYNMMRYYEFGSDQYVAAAIIHHFEGLLFNKVPLLKKLKWREVVSGKAVWGTVEPRNAKTLIFPETLRSLEQGPYVEATAGIENIFKVFRVDALWRLTYPRANPIENFGFKFSFQLAL; encoded by the coding sequence ATGCGCGCTCTAAAAATAGTAGCTGTTTTGCTGATGGTTTCAGTTTTCACTTCCATACTGAAGGCGCAAACTTATACCATCCGCGGAAAAATATTTAATTCTGAAACTAAAGAGCCGCTTCCTTTCGTTCCGGTTATTATTAAAGGTACAACCATTGGCGCGCAAACCGATTTTGATGGAAACTTTGTCATTAAAACCACAAAGATGGGCGACTCGTTAATTGCCACTTATGTTGGATATAAGCGATTAGCTCGTAAAATAAACAAAACGCTCACTGATCAGGAGATAAATATGCCTTTGGTAAATGAGGGATTAGCTTTAGAAGAGGTAACAGTAAAGGCCGGCGAAAATCCAGCGCACCGCATCATTCGTAACGTAATCGCTAATAAAGTCAAAAATAACCGCGATAAACTCGAGGCATATGAATACGAAACCTATAATAAAATTGAATTTGATTTAACGCGAATTCCAAAGGAGATGCAGGAGAAAAAAGCGCTTAAACCAATCCGCTTTGTATTCGATAATGTAGACAGCACGTTTAGCGGTGAAAAGCCTTCCCTTCCTTTCTTCATGATAGAAAATATATCAGACTTTTATTTTCTTAAAGACCCTAAGCGTAAGCGCGAAGTTGTGCGTGCCAGTAAAATTACCGGTATAGAGAACACATCTATTTCTCAGGTGATGGGCGATATGTATCAAAACATCAACATTTATGATAACAATATTTTAATTTTCAATAAGCAGTTTGCGAGTCCTATTTCCAACGATGGTTTTTTCTACTATAAATATTACCTCGAAGACAGTTTGTTTTTAGGTAATCAATGGTGTTATCATATTCGCTTTAAACCAAAACGTCCGCAAGAACTTTCTTTCACAGGCAACATGTGGGTGGCCGATACAACCTGGGGTATTAAGCGACTGGAAATGGCTATGCCTAAAGATGCAAACATCAACTTTGTGAATACCGCTAATGTTGTTCAGGAATTTTCGTATGAAGACAGCACCTGGATGTTAACCAAAGACCGATTAGTAATTGATTTTGCACCGCAGAAAAAAGCAGTTGGATTTTACGGGAGAAAAACGACTTCCTACAAAAAATTTATTTTGAATAAACCGCGCGAATTGAAATTCTATGAACTGGGAGATAAAATTGACATCACCGAAGATGCAACAACTAAGACAGATGAATTCTGGCAGCAAAATCGTCATGATAGTTTGAGTGTTCGTGAAATGAAAATCTATAAAATGATTGACACGATTCAAACGTTACCTATCTACAAAACATGGATTGACATCTTTTACATTTTCGTAGCGGGATACGGTAAGGTAAATAATTTTGAAATTGGTCCGTATTATAATTTGGTTAGCTATAACAAAGTGGAAGGAGCGCGTCTGCGCTTTGGCGGAAGAACCAGTCGTAAATTTAGTCGCTGGTATGAGTTAGGCGGATATGTTGCGTATGGAACGCTTGATAAAAAATGGAAATACAGTTTAGGATTTAAATCTTTCATCACAAAAAAACCACACCGGCAGTTAGTAGGAATGAGTTTTAAAAGTGATTATGAAATTTTGGGACAAAGCACCAATGGTTTTTCTCAGGATAATATTTTCGCTTCTTTCTTCCGGACAAGTCCGCTTACTAATTTAACCCGGGTGGATAATACACAAGCCTGGTATGAGCGCGAATGGTTTCCGGGATTGATTACACGATTTACGTTAGCAGGAAGTTTATATACACCAATTGGCGCGGCAAAATATCAATACTACAATAAAGACGGTGTATTAACCGATAAAGAAAACTTAAGAAACACAGAGGCGCGCGTTAACATCCGGTTTGCCTATAAAGAAAAATTTGTGAGTGGTGATTTTGAGCGCGTGTCATTAGGAACACGCTATCCGGTTATACAGTTAAATTATGCAAAATCACTGCAGAATGCGTTTGGCGGCGAATACGATTATCAGAAATTAGCCGTTAATTTAACCGACCGCGTAAGGATAACTCCGATTTTAGGATACACGGATTACATGATTCAGGGTGGAAAAATTTGGGGACAAGTAGCGTATCCCTTATTGGAATTGCACGGTGGTAATGAAACTTACGTGTACGATTACATGGCTTATAACATGATGAGATATTACGAATTTGGAAGTGATCAATATGTTGCAGCAGCCATTATTCATCACTTCGAAGGATTGTTATTCAATAAAGTTCCATTATTGAAAAAATTGAAATGGAGAGAAGTTGTTAGCGGTAAAGCTGTATGGGGAACTGTTGAACCTAGGAATGCAAAAACATTAATTTTCCCTGAAACCTTACGGTCGTTAGAACAAGGTCCGTATGTAGAAGCAACTGCGGGAATAGAAAACATTTTCAAAGTATTTAGAGTAGATGCGTTGTGGCGATTAACCTATCCACGCGCGAACCCCATTGAGAATTTCGGATTTAAATTTAGTTTCCAATTAGCATTATAA
- a CDS encoding NAD(P)/FAD-dependent oxidoreductase: MAKYDAVIIGSGMGGLTTAYILAKEGMKVCVLEKNRQVGGSLQIFSRDKTIFDTGVHYIGGLDEGQNLNRYFKYFGLMDALKLQKLDENGYDLISFKGDPNNYPHAQGYANFVEQLCKFFPKERASIQLYIDKIREVCKAFPLYNLETGKKDFENAWYLSVDSRTFIESIVSDEKLRRVLGGSNMLYAGLEGKTPFYVHALVVNSYIESSYRCIDGSSQIAKHLSNAIKNMGGEIFNYSEAKTFHFSGDEIESVELTNGERVEGKMFISAIDLAKTIDMVEGPQLRAAYKNRIKSLDNSISSFIVNAVAHENTVPHINYNIYHYTVDNVWSSPNYNLETWPETVGLFGTTSSKNPGFTENFTVMAYMRYEECKKWENTFQTKPHFTEGRGEDYEAFKIEKAEKILNVLYERMPSLKGTIKSYTCATPLTYRDYIGSRDGTLYGVIKDYNEPMKSFITPRTKVKNLFLTGQNINLHGVMGVTVNSFVTCSEILGYPYLIEKVIKETS; encoded by the coding sequence ATGGCTAAATACGATGCGGTAATTATTGGCAGTGGAATGGGTGGTTTAACCACAGCGTACATCTTAGCCAAAGAAGGAATGAAAGTGTGTGTGTTGGAGAAAAATCGACAAGTTGGCGGCTCATTACAAATTTTCAGTCGCGATAAAACCATTTTTGATACGGGCGTACATTATATCGGCGGATTAGATGAGGGACAAAATTTAAACCGTTATTTTAAATATTTCGGTTTAATGGATGCGCTTAAACTCCAAAAATTAGACGAAAACGGCTATGATTTAATTTCTTTCAAGGGAGATCCGAATAATTATCCGCATGCACAGGGTTACGCGAATTTTGTTGAACAACTTTGTAAGTTTTTCCCTAAGGAAAGAGCCAGTATTCAACTTTACATTGATAAAATAAGAGAAGTTTGTAAAGCTTTTCCGTTATACAATTTAGAAACCGGAAAAAAAGATTTTGAAAATGCCTGGTATTTAAGTGTTGATTCCAGAACTTTCATTGAAAGTATTGTGAGTGATGAAAAACTTCGCCGTGTTTTAGGTGGAAGCAATATGCTGTATGCCGGCCTCGAAGGAAAAACTCCCTTTTATGTGCATGCTTTAGTGGTTAATTCTTACATCGAAAGCTCATATCGTTGCATTGACGGAAGCTCGCAAATTGCAAAGCATTTGAGTAACGCCATAAAGAACATGGGTGGAGAAATTTTTAATTACTCCGAAGCTAAAACATTTCATTTCTCGGGAGACGAAATTGAATCGGTTGAATTAACGAATGGCGAACGTGTAGAGGGAAAAATGTTCATTTCGGCTATTGATTTAGCTAAAACTATTGATATGGTAGAGGGTCCGCAATTAAGAGCGGCTTATAAAAACCGAATTAAAAGCTTAGACAATTCCATTTCTTCCTTTATTGTTAACGCAGTGGCGCATGAAAACACAGTGCCGCATATCAATTACAATATTTATCATTATACAGTAGATAATGTTTGGAGCAGTCCGAATTACAACCTTGAAACCTGGCCCGAAACAGTTGGCTTATTCGGAACAACAAGCTCTAAGAATCCGGGCTTTACCGAAAACTTTACGGTGATGGCATATATGCGCTATGAAGAGTGTAAAAAATGGGAAAACACGTTTCAAACCAAACCACATTTTACGGAAGGGCGCGGAGAAGATTACGAAGCGTTTAAAATAGAAAAGGCAGAGAAAATATTAAATGTTTTGTATGAACGCATGCCTTCATTAAAAGGAACGATTAAATCCTACACCTGTGCTACCCCACTAACGTATCGCGATTACATTGGCTCCCGTGACGGAACACTTTATGGTGTTATAAAAGATTACAACGAGCCTATGAAATCATTTATTACGCCACGAACAAAAGTGAAAAATTTATTTTTAACAGGCCAAAACATCAATCTTCACGGCGTAATGGGTGTTACCGTTAATTCATTTGTTACCTGCAGTGAAATTCTCGGATATCCTTACTTAATCGAAAAAGTAATTAAAGAAACCTCCTAA
- a CDS encoding PHB depolymerase family esterase → MKTFYILIFAFFAKAVVSQPLSSEVMDFGTNPGNLSLFYYIPKSARPNAPLVLVLHGCSQGANAVAELTGWNKLADDYGFCVAYPQQHFPNNPSHCFNWFKKNEIERGNGECESIRQMVEYMQKKFSISKDSVFVTGLSAGAAMSVVMIATQPAMFKAAAIFAGGPYKPGNNIFTSSGTMVWGVNKTPEEWKELVWRENPAFKGPYPKVFIYHGNSDPVVNVRNAKELMEQWTCLHKADTVADQIDSTYMGKNDVMRLAYHNKDKQEAVVFYKINNMGHAIPIDPGACKNQGGKGGVFATDKGLYSTYHTAVEFGLIPQIKIEGNSEVSESQKNIEFKAPMLKDFAYEWILPKGVEVNGEKNSNSILVNWNNKSGSVLLKMMAPDGCWYYAQPKQVIVSKP, encoded by the coding sequence ATGAAAACATTTTATATATTGATATTTGCTTTTTTCGCAAAAGCCGTGGTGTCACAACCGTTATCAAGCGAAGTAATGGATTTCGGTACTAACCCCGGAAACCTCAGCTTGTTTTATTACATCCCTAAATCGGCACGACCCAACGCCCCTTTAGTACTCGTGTTACACGGTTGTTCTCAAGGCGCAAATGCAGTAGCCGAATTAACCGGCTGGAATAAATTGGCGGATGATTATGGCTTCTGTGTAGCCTATCCTCAACAACATTTTCCAAACAATCCTTCACATTGTTTTAATTGGTTTAAGAAAAATGAAATTGAACGCGGTAATGGCGAGTGCGAAAGCATCAGGCAAATGGTAGAATATATGCAGAAGAAATTTTCTATTAGTAAGGATTCTGTTTTTGTGACCGGTTTATCTGCCGGTGCGGCTATGAGTGTGGTGATGATTGCAACACAGCCCGCGATGTTTAAAGCTGCAGCCATATTTGCCGGAGGGCCTTATAAACCCGGCAATAACATTTTTACTTCATCCGGAACAATGGTTTGGGGCGTGAATAAAACTCCGGAAGAGTGGAAAGAATTAGTGTGGCGCGAGAACCCCGCTTTTAAAGGACCTTATCCTAAGGTTTTTATTTATCATGGTAATAGCGATCCCGTAGTAAATGTTCGCAATGCAAAAGAATTAATGGAGCAGTGGACTTGTTTACATAAAGCGGATACTGTAGCCGATCAAATTGATTCTACATACATGGGTAAAAACGATGTTATGAGGTTAGCCTATCACAATAAGGATAAACAAGAGGCGGTAGTTTTTTATAAAATCAATAATATGGGACACGCGATTCCGATTGATCCGGGAGCTTGCAAAAATCAAGGAGGGAAAGGTGGCGTGTTTGCAACTGACAAAGGACTGTATTCTACTTACCATACCGCTGTTGAGTTTGGTTTAATTCCACAAATAAAAATAGAAGGCAACAGTGAAGTAAGCGAAAGTCAAAAAAATATTGAGTTTAAAGCACCAATGCTTAAAGACTTTGCCTATGAATGGATTTTGCCAAAGGGTGTTGAGGTAAATGGCGAAAAAAACTCAAACAGTATTCTAGTTAACTGGAATAATAAGAGTGGAAGTGTTTTATTAAAAATGATGGCGCCCGATGGATGTTGGTATTATGCGCAGCCCAAACAAGTAATTGTTTCGAAACCTTAG
- the tig gene encoding trigger factor, with translation MPMNISKKDIDSLNAEIVINLGPADYEGKVTEAIKKVQRNAAMPGFRPGKVPVGLIKKQYGTSILVEELNKILNDSLHNYINDNSIEILGNPMPKEQQPVDWNNQKDFTFTYELGLAPKFDVKVDDSHSFTYKKVKVDEELVEKYLKDVRRNYGKSVNPEVAGDKDVLFVDIVELDADGNIVPGGIFKSTSIGIDRLKNETIKPKLIGLKKEDKLVVNVNELYETALDKSISLGIDKAAAESFNGNIQLTVKNIARLEDAELNQELFDKLYGAGNINSEEEFRNKIKEELGLMFNQDSDRDLRKEIEKTLVTKLNLQLPDSFLKRWLMAVNEKPLSQDQLEKEYPDYANAMKWRLIENKIIKDNNIVVSPEEATEEAKAFIRGEYARYGQTPQEEDVNKIAKDLLTREKEAQKIFENLYAKKVLDLIKEKCKLNSKEVSYNEFFGISN, from the coding sequence ATGCCCATGAATATTTCGAAGAAAGACATCGACAGTTTAAATGCCGAAATCGTTATCAATTTAGGCCCTGCCGATTATGAAGGAAAAGTTACGGAAGCTATTAAAAAAGTGCAACGTAATGCGGCGATGCCGGGTTTCCGCCCCGGAAAAGTACCTGTTGGTTTAATTAAAAAACAATACGGCACTTCTATTTTAGTTGAAGAGTTAAACAAAATCTTAAACGATAGTTTACACAATTATATTAACGATAACAGTATCGAGATTCTTGGTAATCCGATGCCGAAAGAACAACAACCGGTTGATTGGAATAACCAAAAGGATTTTACTTTCACTTACGAATTAGGTTTAGCACCAAAGTTTGATGTGAAGGTGGATGATTCTCATTCCTTCACTTATAAAAAAGTAAAAGTAGATGAAGAGTTGGTAGAAAAATATTTAAAGGATGTTCGTCGTAATTACGGTAAATCAGTAAACCCTGAAGTTGCCGGTGATAAAGATGTTTTATTCGTTGATATTGTTGAGTTGGATGCTGATGGAAACATTGTACCGGGTGGAATTTTTAAATCAACAAGTATTGGTATCGACCGTTTGAAAAACGAAACTATTAAGCCGAAATTAATCGGTTTAAAGAAGGAAGATAAACTTGTAGTGAATGTAAATGAATTATATGAAACTGCTCTTGACAAATCTATTTCTTTAGGAATTGATAAAGCAGCAGCAGAATCATTTAATGGAAACATTCAACTTACGGTTAAGAACATCGCTCGCCTTGAAGATGCTGAATTGAACCAAGAATTGTTCGATAAGCTTTATGGAGCGGGTAACATTAATTCAGAAGAAGAATTCAGAAATAAAATTAAAGAAGAATTAGGCTTGATGTTTAATCAGGACAGCGATCGTGATTTACGTAAGGAAATCGAGAAAACCTTAGTGACTAAATTAAACTTACAATTACCGGATAGCTTCTTAAAACGTTGGTTAATGGCGGTGAATGAAAAGCCATTGTCTCAAGATCAATTAGAAAAAGAATATCCTGATTATGCGAACGCAATGAAATGGCGTTTAATTGAGAATAAAATTATTAAAGACAACAACATTGTTGTAAGTCCGGAAGAAGCAACAGAGGAAGCGAAAGCTTTCATCCGCGGTGAGTATGCACGTTACGGACAAACACCTCAGGAAGAGGATGTAAATAAAATTGCGAAAGATTTGTTAACTCGCGAAAAAGAAGCACAAAAGATTTTCGAAAATCTTTATGCAAAAAAAGTACTTGATTTAATCAAGGAAAAATGCAAGCTTAACAGTAAGGAAGTTTCTTATAATGAGTTTTTCGGTATAAGCAACTAA